In one Parvibaculum sp. genomic region, the following are encoded:
- a CDS encoding amidase, translated as MGFSEYASYDGLGLADLVRRKEVSATDLAEEAISRIEKHNPALNAVVTKIYDRGREAAKKPASGPFEGVPFLLKDILGDLEGVPTQNGSRFLSGIPAPHDGTLTARFKQSGVVILGKTNVPECGLLPTTESALYGPARNPWNTDYSTGGSSGGSAASVAAGIVPIAHANDGGGSIRIPAACCGLVGLKPTRARNPLGPDMGDIMGGLIHEHIVSRSVRDTATMLDCTSGPELGDPYFAPPNERPFAEEVGRKTGKLRIAYSVTDTAGKKVHPECVKGIEETAKLLRDLGHEVEEAAPPLTNELLSQSFMALWAAGLALQIDGFSMLIGKQPNDNEIEGLTWGLYQAGKQVTAVQYQMAIAQLQGMSRAIAHFMERYDAWMTPTLGAPPLKIGTIDIHERDPVKAFAPIIDYVPFTAIENATGQPAISLPLHWTADGLPVGIMFAGRFGDEAGLIRLAAQLEEARPWKDKHPKIWN; from the coding sequence ATGGGTTTTTCCGAGTATGCGTCTTATGACGGTTTGGGGCTCGCCGATCTGGTGCGCCGGAAAGAGGTCAGTGCGACCGATCTGGCCGAGGAGGCCATCTCCCGCATCGAAAAGCACAATCCGGCGCTGAATGCGGTCGTCACTAAAATCTACGACCGCGGACGCGAAGCGGCCAAGAAGCCGGCCAGCGGTCCTTTCGAGGGCGTACCCTTCCTGCTGAAGGATATTCTGGGCGACCTCGAAGGCGTGCCGACGCAAAACGGCTCGCGTTTCCTGAGCGGCATTCCGGCGCCGCATGACGGGACACTGACCGCGCGTTTCAAACAATCCGGCGTCGTCATCCTCGGCAAGACCAATGTGCCCGAATGCGGACTGTTGCCGACGACGGAATCGGCGCTTTACGGCCCGGCGCGCAATCCCTGGAACACCGACTATTCTACGGGCGGCTCTTCCGGCGGCTCGGCCGCATCGGTCGCGGCCGGCATCGTGCCGATTGCCCATGCCAATGACGGCGGCGGCTCGATCCGCATTCCGGCGGCCTGTTGCGGCCTTGTCGGGCTGAAACCGACGCGGGCGCGCAATCCGCTCGGTCCCGACATGGGCGACATCATGGGCGGGCTGATCCACGAGCACATCGTATCGCGCAGTGTGCGCGACACCGCGACGATGCTCGACTGCACCTCAGGCCCCGAACTCGGCGATCCTTATTTCGCACCGCCCAACGAACGCCCCTTCGCCGAGGAAGTCGGCCGCAAGACGGGCAAGCTGCGCATCGCCTATTCGGTGACCGATACGGCCGGAAAGAAAGTGCATCCCGAATGCGTCAAGGGCATTGAGGAAACGGCAAAGCTGCTGCGCGATCTCGGCCATGAGGTCGAGGAAGCGGCGCCGCCGCTGACCAATGAACTTCTCTCGCAATCCTTCATGGCGCTGTGGGCCGCGGGACTTGCGCTGCAGATCGACGGCTTTTCGATGTTGATCGGCAAGCAGCCCAACGACAACGAGATCGAGGGATTGACCTGGGGGCTCTATCAGGCCGGCAAGCAGGTAACGGCCGTCCAGTATCAGATGGCGATTGCGCAGTTGCAGGGCATGTCGCGCGCCATCGCGCATTTCATGGAACGCTACGATGCGTGGATGACGCCGACGCTCGGTGCGCCGCCGCTGAAGATCGGCACCATCGACATTCACGAACGCGACCCGGTGAAGGCTTTCGCGCCGATCATCGACTATGTGCCCTTTACCGCCATCGAAAATGCGACAGGCCAGCCGGCGATCTCGCTGCCGCTGCACTGGACAGCGGACGGTCTGCCGGTCGGCATCATGTTCGCCGGACGCTTCGGCGACGAGGCCGGCCTGATCCGTCTCGCCGCGCAACTGGAAGAAGCACGACCCTGGAAGGACAAGCATCCGAAAATCTGGAACTGA
- a CDS encoding helix-turn-helix transcriptional regulator has product MNTVMQDEGIFGVHLRRARLAQKLSQEGLAEVAGISPRHMSFIETGRSRPSRDVVLRLGDALELSANERNAMLRLAGFAPAFAPADLAQPERTLARDAVSKLLDAQGAIPAVASDSLGNILELNDAASRFFSISRDRPIAAGDNLFELFFSDATARASIVNWREVAPALLHHLEQEALIAPDRAEAGRLVARIRRLAGPEVVPTGAELPIFRFEFRNGENLLTFVSNYSTFGVPYDATMQSIRIECFFPADRETQAFLETLTAGRP; this is encoded by the coding sequence ATGAACACCGTCATGCAGGACGAAGGCATATTCGGCGTTCATCTGCGCCGCGCTCGGCTCGCGCAAAAGCTGAGTCAGGAAGGTCTCGCTGAAGTCGCGGGCATCTCGCCGCGTCACATGAGTTTCATCGAAACGGGCCGGTCGCGCCCGAGCCGCGATGTCGTGTTGCGTCTTGGCGATGCGCTGGAACTGTCGGCGAACGAGCGCAATGCGATGTTGCGGCTTGCAGGCTTTGCCCCCGCCTTCGCCCCGGCCGACCTCGCGCAGCCCGAACGAACGCTGGCGCGCGATGCCGTGTCGAAACTGCTCGACGCGCAAGGCGCCATACCGGCCGTCGCATCTGACTCGCTCGGCAACATTCTCGAACTGAACGATGCCGCCTCGCGGTTCTTCAGCATCTCGCGCGACCGGCCGATTGCGGCCGGCGACAACCTGTTCGAGCTTTTCTTTTCGGATGCGACCGCGCGCGCGTCGATCGTCAATTGGCGCGAGGTGGCGCCGGCGTTGCTTCACCATCTGGAACAGGAAGCCCTGATCGCTCCGGATCGCGCCGAGGCCGGCCGCCTCGTTGCGCGCATCAGGCGTCTGGCCGGACCCGAAGTCGTGCCCACCGGCGCCGAACTGCCGATCTTCCGGTTCGAATTCCGGAACGGCGAAAACTTGCTAACTTTTGTGTCCAACTACAGCACGTTCGGCGTGCCCTACGATGCGACGATGCAGTCGATCCGCATCGAATGCTTCTTCCCGGCCGACCGGGAAACGCAGGCCTTCCTCGAAACGTTAACGGCCGGACGTCCGTAG
- a CDS encoding alkaline phosphatase D family protein, with translation MSQLDRREFLKLFTAGAGCFAFAASTLPFASRRAWAQSGAGHYHFPQGLASGDPQPDAVMLWTRVETVDPAAAEMRSWIDLFVQVAEDENFERLVAERAVRAEPAADHTVRLFLHGLKPDSIYYYRFFAGSDRSSEPGRTRTAPRPGTKRDVRFAAISCQSYEQGYFGALRRLVNDDITAAPGEQIDFVLHLGDFIYERTGDVPEDMTPARLIGALPDGSEPWEPDGTRPWWRKGGQAAVTLADYRHLYKAYLTDPDLQAARARFPFIQTWDDHEFTNDGWQSHDTYFGDGEPAQRRKLAANRAWFEFIPAVLTRSASPNGVTNRAHDFRPVRVEDAPMGAPDENFLFQGDDNLKALSSLTIYRTLKWGAMLDLVVTDLRSYRSPPVMTAEIKKLTEGAPVPPVNLVKTLDAGRTANDGAPPETIRYGDKALPNPRRDAPPGTHMGAEQREWFKATLSASKAQWRVWANGGPALQMRLDFSRIPFAGLQDGYVGTDAWNGFPGELKELMGFVRDEGIGNLVSVAGDYHAFAAGRLPVDPDADDMRFAAVEFLTTAVSSNAMFTMAERGTRNSGFFHRAVVLDRDGEKFANWNNTLVNGLRAGILVNYSDSAYLRDMVANERASPGLDYMDSDGHGYSLVTVTDAAVKVEQVNVGEVSRDAGPEGADVLRRARFAVKSWGPGEEPVLEGPEFDGPPPFPWTLA, from the coding sequence ATGTCTCAGTTAGATCGCCGCGAGTTTCTCAAGCTGTTCACGGCGGGAGCCGGGTGTTTTGCGTTTGCCGCCAGCACCCTGCCCTTTGCGTCGCGGCGCGCCTGGGCCCAATCGGGCGCGGGTCATTATCATTTCCCGCAAGGGCTCGCGTCCGGCGACCCGCAGCCCGACGCCGTGATGTTGTGGACGCGGGTCGAGACCGTCGACCCGGCAGCCGCCGAAATGCGGAGCTGGATCGATCTCTTCGTACAGGTTGCGGAAGATGAGAACTTCGAACGGCTGGTCGCCGAACGTGCGGTGCGCGCCGAGCCGGCCGCCGACCATACGGTGCGCCTGTTTCTTCATGGATTGAAGCCCGACAGCATCTACTACTACCGCTTCTTCGCCGGCAGCGATCGTTCGTCCGAACCGGGACGTACCCGGACGGCGCCAAGGCCCGGCACGAAGCGCGATGTGCGTTTCGCGGCGATTTCGTGCCAGAGCTACGAGCAAGGCTATTTCGGCGCATTGCGCCGTCTGGTCAACGACGACATCACCGCCGCACCCGGCGAACAGATCGACTTCGTGCTGCATCTCGGCGACTTCATCTACGAACGCACAGGCGACGTTCCCGAAGACATGACACCGGCGCGGCTGATCGGCGCGCTGCCGGATGGGTCGGAACCGTGGGAACCGGACGGCACAAGACCGTGGTGGCGCAAAGGCGGCCAAGCCGCCGTGACGCTCGCCGACTACCGTCATCTCTACAAGGCCTACCTGACCGACCCCGACCTGCAAGCGGCGCGGGCGCGGTTTCCGTTCATACAGACATGGGACGATCACGAATTCACCAATGACGGTTGGCAAAGTCACGACACCTATTTCGGCGACGGCGAACCCGCGCAGCGGCGCAAGCTCGCCGCCAACCGGGCATGGTTCGAGTTCATTCCCGCCGTGCTGACGCGCAGCGCATCGCCCAATGGCGTCACCAACCGGGCGCATGATTTCCGGCCGGTGCGCGTGGAGGATGCGCCAATGGGCGCGCCCGACGAAAATTTTCTCTTTCAGGGCGACGACAATCTGAAGGCTTTGTCGAGCCTGACGATCTATCGCACGCTGAAATGGGGTGCGATGCTGGACCTCGTTGTGACCGACCTGCGCAGCTATCGCAGCCCGCCGGTGATGACGGCCGAAATCAAGAAGCTGACCGAGGGCGCGCCGGTGCCGCCGGTCAACCTTGTCAAGACGCTCGACGCCGGCAGGACCGCCAACGACGGTGCGCCGCCCGAAACCATTCGCTATGGCGACAAGGCGTTGCCCAATCCGCGTCGCGACGCACCGCCCGGCACACATATGGGCGCCGAACAACGGGAGTGGTTCAAGGCAACCTTGTCGGCCTCGAAAGCGCAGTGGCGCGTCTGGGCCAATGGCGGACCGGCCCTGCAAATGCGCCTCGACTTCTCGCGCATTCCGTTCGCCGGGCTGCAGGACGGCTATGTCGGCACCGATGCCTGGAACGGATTTCCCGGCGAGCTAAAGGAATTGATGGGTTTCGTGCGCGACGAGGGCATCGGAAATCTCGTTTCGGTCGCCGGCGATTATCACGCCTTCGCCGCAGGACGCCTTCCCGTCGATCCCGATGCGGATGATATGAGGTTTGCCGCCGTCGAGTTCCTGACCACTGCCGTCAGCTCGAACGCGATGTTCACGATGGCCGAACGCGGAACGCGCAATAGCGGATTTTTTCACCGGGCGGTCGTTCTCGACCGCGACGGCGAGAAGTTCGCGAACTGGAACAACACGCTGGTCAACGGGCTGCGGGCGGGCATCCTCGTCAATTATTCGGACTCGGCCTATCTGCGCGACATGGTTGCCAACGAACGCGCCAGCCCCGGCCTCGACTACATGGACTCGGACGGGCACGGCTATTCGCTCGTGACCGTGACCGACGCGGCGGTGAAGGTAGAACAGGTCAATGTCGGCGAGGTGTCGCGCGACGCGGGCCCCGAAGGTGCGGACGTGCTTCGGCGCGCGCGCTTCGCCGTGAAGTCGTGGGGGCCGGGCGAGGAACCGGTCCTGGAAGGGCCGGAATTCGACGGGCCGCCGCCCTTTCCCTGGACCCTCGCCTGA